GGATTGCTTTTTCTCACAGTAGAAGGATTTTGCTCTGTTTGTGTTGTACTCAATATAATTCACCCTTTCAAAATTTATTTTCCTTCTTACAACAATATTAAATTTGTATAAGCATTAGTATATAGAGTGAAATCTGAACATTTCAACATAATATTTTTTTACTAAAATTCAGAATATTTTAATATTTTTATATTTTTTAGTACAAAAGTTATACTCACATAATATACTTTTATTTGGAAATAAAACTAAAAACTTGATTTCGTTATATTTTTATCATTTTTCTGAATTTAATAACATTATAATAAGATACTATAAAATACATAATTTTTCTACTTAAAAAAGTTTTTTTCTTTTTTGTATTTGATGCTTTGTAATCATGTGCTATTCTATTAACAGAAATTACATTTTTGTAATATTCTAAAATCAATTAATTGGGGGGACTTCCAACATGTCATTTTCTAAAAAGTCGCTATGGATGCTGCTTCTTACATTTACACTTGCACTTGTGCTAGCTGCATGTGCCGGCGGAGATGATTCAGAAGACACATCATCAGATAGCGGAGATACTGGAACTGAAACAAATTCTGACTCTGGTACTACAGAGGAGGCTGCGGCTGGCGGCGACTTAATTATCGCCGAGTTATCTGATGCAAGCTCATTGGATCCACATGGTTCAAATGACGTACCATCATCCAACATCCAATCAAACCTTTATGAAACATTAGTAAACCGTGATGCAGACGGGGAATTAGTACCTGGTCTTGCAGAATCTTGGACTCAAGTAGACGATGTAACTTGGGAATTCAAACTTAAACAAGGTGTTACTTTCCATGACGGTGAAGAATTTAATGCAGAAGCAGTAAAAGCATCATTCGACCGTTTATTAGACCCAGAAGTTGCATCTCCACGAGCTTTCTTATTTGAGATGGTAACAGAAGTTAAAGTAGTAGATGAATCTACTGTTCAATTTATAACTGAATACCCGTTCTCACCATTACTTGCTCACTTAACGCATAATGGTGGTAGTATTATTTCACCAAAATCAATTGAAGAAGATTACGCTGCAATGGAAGCTGATTCATCAGTTAAAGCTGGTTCTGTAATCGGAACAAACCCTGTCGGTACTGGTCCATTCAAATTTGAGAGCTGGACTCCAGGTACTGAAATTAAATTAGTTAAGTTCGAAGAATATGCTGGCACTCCAGCACACATTGATTCTGTAACATTCAAAGTAGTACCAGAAAGTGCTACTCGTGTTGCGGAATTACAATCAGGTTATGCACACATTATCGGTGCAGTTGAGCCTGGTCAAGTAGCAAATGTTAATAGTTTTGACGGCGCTTCTGTATTGGAAACTGCTTCTTCATCTTTAACATACCTTGGTTTCAATACTGAAAAAGAACCTTTCAACGATCCAAAAGTACGTCAGGCAATTTCTAAAGCAATCGACCGCCCGACTTTAATCGAAGGTATTTATGAAGGCTACGGTATTCCTGCGATTTCACCATTAGCTCCTGGTATTTTCGGATACACAGAAGATGTGACTTCTATGGCTTACAACATGGATGAAGCGAAAGCATTACTTGCAGAAGCAGGCTATGCGGACGGCTTCGAAACAACAATTTGGACGAATGATAATCCAGCTCGTCAACAAGTTGCCATTGTTTTACAAGAAAACTTGAAAAAATTAAACATTCAAGCTGAAATCGAAGTAATGGAGTTCGGTTCATACTTGGAAAAAACTGCTGCTGGTGAGCACGATATGTTCATCTTAGGCTGGTCTAACCCAACTGGTGATGCGGACTACGGTCTATATGCATTATTCCACTCTTCACAACATGGTGACCCAGGTAACCGTTCATTCTACACAAGCGAAAAAGTAGATGAATTATTAGAAAATGGTCGTCGTGAAGCAGATCCAACTGCACGTGAAGCAATCTACAAAGAAGCTTTACAACTTATCTCAGACGAGTCGCCAATGGCATTCGTATTACACCCATATACTTTAACTGGTGTATCTGATCAAGTTTCTGGCTTCAACGTTGGTACTGACAGCATCTATCAATTACGTGACGTTAAAATTAGCGAGTAATTGAACATAAAAAAGCATTCCTTCAAGAAATTCTTGATGGAATGCTTTTTTTATGCGACTATCGGTCTCGGTTGATCCAGCGTATGCAGTGCGATATGTGGTTGTGGTACTTCTTCTACAGCTGAATCCCTTTGCAGCTGCAGTATTTCTTCAAATGTTTTCGGGTTTGGGGCTGGCATTGCATCGATTGGTAAAATGAGTCCCTCATTCCCGGCATAGCTTTTCAACATTTCATTAGCCATAATCCGATAGCCTAGCTGGTTTGGATGCACATCCGCCACATTCGGCAAATATGTTGCACGCTGCGGTTCAAATGGTTCATATACATCCACAAATATATAGCCTGCTCTTTCCGTTTCCTGCTTCAATATCGTATTTAAAAGCTGTACCGCCTCTACCGCTCCCTCTGCCTGTTCATTATGAACACTTACATAAGGAAAATAATAGCCAAGTACATAAACTGTCGCTTTCGGTGCCTTTTCAATAATTAGCGAAAGCAGCTCCCCCATTTGGGTACGCACTTCATTTAATGCGAAATTCGCGTTAAGCTGATTAAAAGCGATTGTCCCCTGTTGCGGGTTATGGGTAATAAGCGGCAAAAGATTATTCGCTCCGGCTGACAGTGTGATTAATGTAGCTTCACTTAGTAATGGTGCAGCTTTTTCAGACTGAACAGTTTCAATGACATTTCCAACACGGTAACCCGGGAAAGTAAGTTCTTTTGAAAAATGTCCGAGCTTGCCATTGCGCTCCAGCTGCAAAGCAATGTAATCGGTATAACCTGCATCAATTTGACTGTAAGGTGTTTGCCCTGCCGCCAAAGAGTCGCCAAGTGCAATATAAACTTCCCTTTCATCGGCTAATGCTCCCGTTGGAAACAGAGCAATACAAAAAATAAGACTGTATATTATTTTCCGCATTTATTCACCCCACTTCAATTGCTAGAATGCCCAATTACCTTTTCTGAAAATCGGTTCTGTTGTACCATCTGCCAAAATCCCGTCAATATCCATGTCAGCACTGCCGATCATGAAATCTTCATGTGTGATCGATGTATTAATCCCCAATGCTTCCAGTTGACCCTTTTCGAGTTCCTTGCCCCCTTCATAGCATGTCGGATATGCTTCTCCGATTGCTAAATGGTTAGAGGCATTTTCATCGAATAATGTGTTGTAATATAAAATATTTGATGAAGAAATAGGTGATTCATGCGGCACTAATGCTACTTCACCTAAATATGAAGATCCTTCATCTGAAGCAACTAACTGCTGTAATAAGTCCTGGCCTACCTTTGCCTCAACATTCACGATCTTACCTTTTTCAAAAGTCAGTTTGAAATCATCAATAATATTTCCTTTATAGACGAGCGGTTTTGTATTTGATACATAGCCGTTCACACCATATTTTGCAGGCAGCGTAAAGACTTCTTCTGTCGGCATATTCGCGATGAATGTCGTACCATCAGGTGCTTCGCTGCTTCCGCTTTTCCATAAATGTTTGTCCGGAAGTTCAATCGTCAAGTCTGTCCCAGGTGCCGTATAATGGAGCTTCGCATATTTTTTCTTATTCAGCATATCTGCACGTGTGTGTAAATTTTCAATATGAGTTTGCCAGTTCGCTACGGCATCCCCTTCACCAATACGCACTGTTTTGAAGATAGCATCCCACAATGCTGGAACTTGCTCCTGTTCCGGTAAATCCGGGAATACTTTTGCCGCCCATTTCGGCGAAGGAACAGCGATAATTGACCATGCAATATCATCATTCATAACAGCTTTACGGTAGTTCACTAATGCTGCCCCGGCTGCTTTTTGCTGTGCGCCGATTTTCGCAGAATCAATACCTGCCAGTAAATCCGGATTTTCCGCATCGATCCAAAGAAGCGCACCTTTACGTTCAATTAATTCTTCACGTTGTGCAACAACCCATTTCGGAAAATTAGCTGTTTCTTCCACCGTAACATTTTCATAATAAGAACGCTCAAAGCTGGCATCCGTTAAGTTTACATGAACACGGCTTGCACCGGCTTCATATGCTTTTTTAACGACTATGCGTGTAAATTCAAGCGTATCCGTAGATGTGTTGATTAATAAATATTGCCCTTTTTGAATATTTACACCGATACGAACGGCTAAATCTGCAAATTGCTCTAACTTCTCTTGGAATGTCATAAATTATTTCTCCTTTTTCTTACTGAAAGTCATACCTTTTTTATTGGACTTTGGTTGATACGGCTTTTTCACTGCTGCTTTGCTTGCTGCAACAGGTGCCGCTTTCGATGTTACTGTCTTTGCATTCCCCTCGATTAGCTGTCCTTGAGTCCATACTTTTTGAACACCTTTTAAGGAAAGATCGCGCAACCATTTTTTGAATGTCTTTTCGTCTTTGTACGATAATAATGTCAGTACTTCTCCGTCTGCACCGGCACGTCCTGTACGCCCGGAACGGTGTGTATACTGCTCGATTGTTCTTGGTACATCAACATGAATAACATGTGTTAAACCTGAAATATCTAAACCTCGTGCAGCAATATCCGTCGCAATTAAAATGCGTGCTTCCCCTTTTCGGAACGCATCCAGCGCTTTTTTACGCTCATCTTTTTTCATATCCGAATGAAGTGCTACAATC
This genomic window from Solibacillus sp. FSL R5-0449 contains:
- a CDS encoding SGNH/GDSL hydrolase family protein, which translates into the protein MRKIIYSLIFCIALFPTGALADEREVYIALGDSLAAGQTPYSQIDAGYTDYIALQLERNGKLGHFSKELTFPGYRVGNVIETVQSEKAAPLLSEATLITLSAGANNLLPLITHNPQQGTIAFNQLNANFALNEVRTQMGELLSLIIEKAPKATVYVLGYYFPYVSVHNEQAEGAVEAVQLLNTILKQETERAGYIFVDVYEPFEPQRATYLPNVADVHPNQLGYRIMANEMLKSYAGNEGLILPIDAMPAPNPKTFEEILQLQRDSAVEEVPQPHIALHTLDQPRPIVA
- a CDS encoding aminopeptidase, whose amino-acid sequence is MTFQEKLEQFADLAVRIGVNIQKGQYLLINTSTDTLEFTRIVVKKAYEAGASRVHVNLTDASFERSYYENVTVEETANFPKWVVAQREELIERKGALLWIDAENPDLLAGIDSAKIGAQQKAAGAALVNYRKAVMNDDIAWSIIAVPSPKWAAKVFPDLPEQEQVPALWDAIFKTVRIGEGDAVANWQTHIENLHTRADMLNKKKYAKLHYTAPGTDLTIELPDKHLWKSGSSEAPDGTTFIANMPTEEVFTLPAKYGVNGYVSNTKPLVYKGNIIDDFKLTFEKGKIVNVEAKVGQDLLQQLVASDEGSSYLGEVALVPHESPISSSNILYYNTLFDENASNHLAIGEAYPTCYEGGKELEKGQLEALGINTSITHEDFMIGSADMDIDGILADGTTEPIFRKGNWAF
- a CDS encoding glutathione ABC transporter substrate-binding protein, giving the protein MSFSKKSLWMLLLTFTLALVLAACAGGDDSEDTSSDSGDTGTETNSDSGTTEEAAAGGDLIIAELSDASSLDPHGSNDVPSSNIQSNLYETLVNRDADGELVPGLAESWTQVDDVTWEFKLKQGVTFHDGEEFNAEAVKASFDRLLDPEVASPRAFLFEMVTEVKVVDESTVQFITEYPFSPLLAHLTHNGGSIISPKSIEEDYAAMEADSSVKAGSVIGTNPVGTGPFKFESWTPGTEIKLVKFEEYAGTPAHIDSVTFKVVPESATRVAELQSGYAHIIGAVEPGQVANVNSFDGASVLETASSSLTYLGFNTEKEPFNDPKVRQAISKAIDRPTLIEGIYEGYGIPAISPLAPGIFGYTEDVTSMAYNMDEAKALLAEAGYADGFETTIWTNDNPARQQVAIVLQENLKKLNIQAEIEVMEFGSYLEKTAAGEHDMFILGWSNPTGDADYGLYALFHSSQHGDPGNRSFYTSEKVDELLENGRREADPTAREAIYKEALQLISDESPMAFVLHPYTLTGVSDQVSGFNVGTDSIYQLRDVKISE